A window of the Janthinobacterium agaricidamnosum NBRC 102515 = DSM 9628 genome harbors these coding sequences:
- the gcvP gene encoding aminomethyl-transferring glycine dehydrogenase — MTRTSLTQLEARDAFIARHIGPSASEQEAMLATLGYASRAALIDALVPANIRNQGTLPLGQYANPMPEQEALARLKALASKNKVLKSLIGQGYYNTHTPGVILRNIFENPAWYTAYTPYQPEISQGRLEAILNFQQVITDLTGMGISNASMLDEGTAAAEAMTLIQRVGKSKSNVLYVASDVLPQTLEVVQTRAKPLDIDVRTFNPDDIATLDNCFGVLLQYPGVNGVVRDYKAGVEQLHANGAMVIVAADLLALTMLTPPGEWGADVVVGNSQRFGVPLGFGGPHAGFLSTRDEFKRNMSGRLVGVTVDAQGNKAYRLALQTREQHIRREKATSNICTAQVLLAVMASMYAVYHGPAGLLQIAQRVHRYTGVLAANLKTLGYTVTNDSYFDTLTIATANAEQLHASAHAHGVNLRRIDASHVGLSLDETTTRADLALLWTVFAHPVGGAAHAPDFDSVEGAVASALPAALARTSAYLSHPVFNRYHSEHEMLRYLRSLADKDLALDRTMIPLGSCTMKLNATSEMIPVTWPEFSNIHPFAPDAQTVGYREMIAQLEDMLCALTGYAAVSLQPNAGSQGEYAGLLVIKAYHESRGEGHRNICLIPSSAHGTNPASANMVGMQVVVTSCDANGNVDLADLKAKAEKHSANLACVMVTYPSTHGVFEEGIQELCDIIHTHGGQVYIDGANMNALVGVAAPGSFGGDVSHLNLHKTFCIPHGGGGPGVGPIGVGAHLAKFLPNQRSSGYQRDVAGIGAVSAAPFGSASILPISWMYIAMMGAEGLTAATETAILAANYIARRLSPHYPVLYSGHDGLVAHECIIDLRPLTDATGISNEDVAKRLMDFGFHAPTMSFPVPGTLMIEPTESESKVEIDRFIDAMIVIREEIAKVASGEFDHDDNPLKNAPHTAQVLTADVWDRKYSREVAAFPVPALRKQKYWPPVGRADNVYGDRNLFCGCAPMSDYE; from the coding sequence ATGACCCGCACCAGCCTGACCCAACTTGAAGCCCGCGATGCGTTCATCGCCCGCCACATCGGCCCTTCCGCCTCCGAGCAGGAAGCCATGCTCGCCACCCTCGGCTACGCTTCGCGCGCCGCGCTGATCGATGCGCTGGTTCCGGCCAACATCCGCAACCAGGGCACGCTGCCGCTCGGCCAATACGCCAACCCGATGCCGGAACAGGAAGCCCTGGCGCGCCTGAAGGCGCTGGCGTCGAAGAACAAGGTCTTGAAATCGCTGATCGGCCAGGGTTATTACAATACCCACACGCCAGGCGTCATCCTGCGTAACATCTTTGAAAACCCGGCCTGGTACACCGCCTACACGCCGTACCAGCCAGAGATTTCGCAAGGCCGCCTGGAAGCCATCCTGAACTTCCAGCAAGTGATCACCGACCTGACCGGCATGGGCATTTCGAACGCCTCGATGCTGGACGAAGGCACCGCCGCCGCCGAAGCGATGACGCTGATCCAGCGCGTCGGCAAATCCAAGTCGAACGTGCTGTATGTCGCCAGCGACGTGCTGCCGCAAACGCTGGAAGTGGTGCAAACCCGCGCCAAGCCGCTGGACATCGACGTGCGCACCTTTAATCCGGACGATATCGCGACGCTCGACAACTGCTTCGGCGTGCTGCTGCAATACCCGGGCGTCAACGGCGTGGTGCGCGACTACAAGGCCGGCGTGGAACAGCTGCACGCGAACGGCGCGATGGTCATCGTCGCGGCCGACCTGCTGGCGCTGACCATGCTGACCCCGCCGGGCGAATGGGGTGCCGACGTGGTGGTCGGCAACAGCCAGCGTTTCGGCGTACCGCTCGGTTTCGGCGGCCCGCACGCAGGCTTCCTGTCGACCCGCGACGAATTCAAGCGCAATATGTCGGGCCGCCTGGTCGGCGTCACCGTCGATGCGCAAGGCAACAAGGCTTACCGCCTGGCGCTGCAAACCCGCGAACAGCATATCCGCCGCGAAAAAGCCACCTCCAACATCTGTACCGCGCAAGTGCTGCTGGCGGTGATGGCGTCGATGTACGCGGTCTACCACGGCCCGGCCGGCCTGCTGCAAATCGCCCAGCGCGTGCACCGCTACACCGGCGTGCTGGCGGCTAACCTGAAAACCCTCGGCTACACGGTCACCAACGACAGCTATTTCGACACGCTGACGATCGCCACCGCGAACGCCGAACAACTGCACGCCAGCGCCCACGCGCACGGCGTCAACCTGCGCCGCATCGACGCGTCGCACGTCGGCCTGTCGCTCGATGAGACCACCACCCGCGCCGACCTGGCGCTGCTGTGGACCGTGTTCGCCCACCCGGTCGGCGGCGCGGCCCATGCGCCGGACTTCGACAGCGTCGAAGGCGCCGTCGCCAGCGCATTGCCGGCGGCGCTGGCGCGCACCAGCGCCTACCTGAGCCACCCGGTATTCAACCGCTACCATTCGGAACACGAAATGCTGCGCTACCTGCGCAGCCTGGCCGACAAGGACCTGGCGCTGGACCGCACCATGATCCCGCTCGGCTCATGCACCATGAAACTGAACGCGACGTCCGAAATGATCCCGGTCACCTGGCCTGAATTCTCGAACATCCACCCGTTCGCGCCGGACGCGCAAACCGTCGGCTACCGCGAAATGATAGCCCAGCTGGAAGACATGCTGTGCGCGCTGACCGGCTACGCCGCCGTGTCGCTGCAGCCGAACGCCGGTTCGCAAGGCGAATACGCGGGCCTGCTGGTGATCAAGGCTTACCATGAATCGCGCGGCGAAGGCCACCGCAACATTTGCCTGATCCCGTCGTCGGCGCACGGCACCAACCCGGCGTCGGCCAATATGGTCGGCATGCAGGTGGTGGTCACCAGCTGCGACGCCAACGGCAACGTCGACCTGGCGGACTTGAAGGCCAAGGCGGAAAAGCACAGCGCCAACCTGGCGTGCGTGATGGTCACCTACCCGTCGACCCACGGCGTGTTTGAGGAAGGCATCCAGGAACTGTGCGACATCATCCATACGCACGGCGGCCAGGTCTACATCGACGGCGCCAACATGAACGCGCTGGTCGGCGTGGCCGCGCCGGGCAGCTTCGGCGGCGACGTATCGCACCTGAACCTGCACAAGACCTTTTGCATCCCGCACGGCGGCGGCGGACCTGGCGTCGGCCCGATCGGCGTCGGCGCCCACCTGGCGAAATTCCTGCCCAACCAGCGTTCCAGCGGCTACCAGCGCGACGTGGCCGGCATCGGCGCGGTCAGCGCCGCGCCGTTCGGCTCGGCCAGCATCTTGCCGATTTCGTGGATGTACATCGCGATGATGGGCGCCGAAGGCTTGACCGCCGCGACCGAAACCGCGATCCTGGCCGCCAACTACATCGCGCGCCGCCTGTCGCCGCACTATCCGGTGCTGTACAGCGGCCACGACGGCCTGGTGGCGCACGAGTGCATCATCGACCTGCGCCCATTGACGGACGCCACCGGCATCAGCAATGAAGACGTGGCCAAGCGCCTGATGGACTTCGGTTTCCACGCGCCGACGATGAGCTTCCCGGTGCCGGGCACCTTGATGATCGAGCCGACCGAAAGCGAATCGAAAGTCGAGATCGACCGCTTCATCGACGCGATGATCGTGATCCGCGAAGAAATCGCCAAGGTCGCCAGCGGCGAATTCGACCACGACGACAACCCGCTGAAAAACGCGCCGCACACCGCGCAAGTGCTGACCGCCGACGTCTGGGACCGCAAATACAGCCGCGAAGTGGCCGCCTTCCCGGTGCCGGCGCTGCGCAAGCAAAAGTACTGGCCGCCAGTCGGCCGCGCCGACAACGTGTACGGCGACCGCAACCTGTTCTGCGGCTGCGCGCCGATGAGCGATTACGAGTAA
- a CDS encoding YXWGXW repeat-containing protein encodes MGHKLIHAAAFAIALSGCTTVVKERVVVHDHPPAVRQAPAVIQEGIPPAPAVGYAWVQGHWAWHEHGWEWQRGHWYQGAARPMPALIVEQITVAPSPAHYWVPGHWRWQHNEWEWSRGHWER; translated from the coding sequence ATGGGTCACAAATTAATCCATGCGGCGGCATTTGCCATCGCATTAAGCGGCTGTACCACCGTGGTGAAGGAACGGGTCGTCGTGCACGACCATCCGCCAGCGGTGCGCCAGGCGCCAGCCGTCATCCAGGAAGGGATTCCGCCAGCCCCGGCCGTGGGCTACGCGTGGGTACAAGGCCACTGGGCATGGCACGAGCACGGTTGGGAATGGCAACGCGGCCATTGGTATCAAGGCGCGGCGCGTCCGATGCCGGCGCTGATCGTCGAGCAAATTACCGTCGCCCCCAGCCCTGCGCACTACTGGGTGCCTGGACACTGGCGCTGGCAACATAATGAATGGGAATGGTCGCGCGGCCATTGGGAACGATAA
- a CDS encoding DUF2325 domain-containing protein → MSQLPVKTFIKRHDKHSLHGGGKVFSPLIEPCCGPATLALPPAKVESLPVRRSKLADLDPNIHCSIIGTCLTTSELRKLVPRYAATLDRQRSSDLQIHHAAVELSTCGGVAAKQLHKALDTRHELAIRRFKAAGDADTVRALWADALASGDIPGAYWALLTHPCTTLEVQQVAFGDVHMLSHLVGASNRADIRRLVALEAECGALKEQNEHQQARLHEVNTQHELAIRQLQQQVLQLTAQREPAPRQMIDDMAELRRTLEDREQKLALFTARRNEAEQRLLEHDASRQGLQASVQRLEDELKTAHAETLAVEQAWSESLADDADNRSLQLLDGKCVVYVGGRPGSAAMLSRLVAAAGGQLLVHDGGIEDRRGLLDAMLPGADLVVFPVDCISHNAMQIVKRACERHAIAYHPVRSASTASFVELIERLTAAEYARQAKPASRFCLRHG, encoded by the coding sequence ATGTCACAGTTACCGGTCAAGACTTTTATCAAGCGTCACGACAAGCACTCCCTGCATGGCGGCGGCAAGGTGTTCAGTCCTTTGATAGAACCATGCTGCGGGCCGGCCACGCTGGCATTGCCGCCAGCCAAGGTGGAATCGCTGCCGGTGCGCCGCAGCAAGCTGGCCGACCTCGATCCCAACATCCATTGCTCGATCATCGGCACCTGCCTGACCACGTCCGAATTGCGCAAGCTGGTGCCGCGCTACGCTGCCACGCTCGACCGGCAGCGCAGCAGCGACCTGCAGATCCATCACGCGGCGGTGGAATTATCAACCTGCGGCGGTGTCGCGGCCAAGCAATTGCACAAGGCGCTCGATACCCGCCATGAACTGGCCATCAGGCGTTTCAAGGCGGCCGGCGATGCGGACACGGTACGCGCCCTGTGGGCCGATGCGCTGGCCAGCGGCGATATCCCGGGCGCCTACTGGGCCTTGCTGACCCATCCCTGCACCACGCTGGAAGTGCAGCAAGTGGCGTTCGGCGACGTGCATATGCTGTCGCACCTGGTCGGCGCGTCGAACCGGGCCGATATCCGCCGCCTGGTGGCGCTGGAAGCCGAGTGCGGCGCGTTGAAGGAACAAAATGAGCACCAGCAGGCGCGCCTGCATGAAGTCAATACGCAGCATGAGCTGGCGATCCGCCAGTTGCAGCAGCAAGTGCTGCAACTGACGGCCCAGCGCGAACCGGCGCCGCGACAGATGATCGATGACATGGCCGAATTGCGGCGTACGCTGGAAGACCGGGAACAAAAACTGGCCTTGTTTACCGCGCGCCGCAATGAGGCGGAGCAACGCCTGCTGGAGCACGATGCATCGCGCCAGGGCTTGCAGGCATCGGTACAGCGGCTGGAGGATGAGCTCAAGACCGCGCATGCGGAAACGCTGGCGGTCGAACAAGCGTGGTCGGAATCGCTGGCCGACGATGCCGATAACCGCAGCTTGCAATTGTTGGATGGCAAGTGCGTAGTATATGTCGGGGGCCGTCCCGGGTCGGCGGCCATGCTGTCCAGGCTGGTGGCGGCGGCCGGCGGGCAATTGCTGGTCCATGACGGCGGCATCGAAGACCGCCGCGGCTTGCTCGATGCCATGTTGCCGGGCGCCGACCTGGTGGTGTTTCCGGTCGACTGCATCAGCCATAACGCGATGCAGATCGTCAAGCGCGCCTGCGAACGCCATGCGATTGCCTATCATCCGGTGCGCAGCGCCAGCACCGCCAGTTTCGTCGAATTGATCGAACGCCTGACCGCGGCCGAATATGCCCGGCAAGCGAAGCCGGCATCGCGTTTCTGCCTGCGTCACGGATAA
- a CDS encoding winged helix-turn-helix domain-containing protein, protein MTSKLDIKVRLWRDDEVAMGPGKADLLDAIAHSGSISAAARTMNMSYRRAWLLVDSMNRNFREPLVRSAIGGQQGGGAQVTEAGFVVLAQFRAMQASANAALQSQLAAFAPLLRDAAPALDVT, encoded by the coding sequence GTGACAAGCAAACTCGATATCAAGGTGCGCCTGTGGCGCGACGATGAGGTGGCGATGGGGCCCGGCAAGGCCGACTTGCTCGACGCCATCGCGCATAGCGGTTCGATCAGCGCGGCGGCGCGCACCATGAATATGTCGTACCGCCGCGCCTGGCTGCTGGTCGACAGCATGAACCGCAACTTCCGCGAACCGCTGGTGCGCAGCGCCATCGGCGGCCAGCAAGGCGGCGGCGCGCAGGTGACCGAGGCCGGCTTCGTCGTGCTGGCCCAGTTCCGCGCGATGCAAGCCAGCGCCAATGCCGCGCTGCAATCGCAACTGGCGGCGTTCGCGCCGTTGCTGCGCGATGCGGCACCAGCGCTCGACGTTACCTGA
- a CDS encoding MCP four helix bundle domain-containing protein — translation MLSKLKIGPKLMLAPVAALIFMIVLSGLAYTGLARQNRALENIVQERTARIKQAADLAASANRSHARMYQMLSWVNASFSSARINALILDMKKRQADIERAYVELEVATEPGGAERKLIEQSHAAHTLYARAIADVIELALVDPSMAVNAMSKAERAFDMVALRMEQLSKLEQELNQHAYLDAQAEFRTLAILLPLLAGVSVSLALLLTVAVRRAMLADIGAIAGAAASLARGDVSVRLAAGGNDEIAAAARSLDNGFQLLSQTMAGVRVSAHSIDAAARDMACGQAHLALRSQTQTGVILDGLEAVRQARQMNGLPWPAGAQQMACWQEVNLAMLEMERLNRQNASLVELAAREARDLQAQAVDLSKAVTVFRLDDDDMPGEAQRVSLIIR, via the coding sequence ATGCTGAGTAAATTAAAGATAGGGCCAAAATTGATGCTGGCGCCGGTGGCCGCACTGATTTTCATGATCGTCTTGTCTGGCCTGGCCTATACCGGACTGGCGCGGCAAAACCGCGCGCTGGAAAACATTGTCCAGGAGCGCACCGCGCGCATCAAGCAGGCGGCCGACCTGGCCGCCAGCGCCAACCGTTCGCATGCGCGCATGTACCAGATGCTGAGCTGGGTCAACGCCAGTTTTTCGTCGGCGCGCATCAATGCCCTGATCCTCGACATGAAAAAACGCCAGGCCGACATCGAGCGGGCTTATGTCGAACTGGAAGTGGCGACCGAGCCGGGCGGCGCCGAGCGCAAACTGATCGAACAGTCGCACGCCGCCCACACGCTGTACGCGCGCGCGATCGCCGACGTGATCGAGCTGGCGCTGGTCGATCCGTCAATGGCGGTCAACGCCATGTCGAAAGCGGAGCGGGCCTTCGACATGGTGGCCTTGCGCATGGAGCAACTGTCGAAGCTGGAACAGGAATTGAACCAGCACGCCTACCTCGACGCCCAGGCCGAATTCCGTACCCTGGCCATCTTGCTGCCGCTGCTGGCGGGGGTGTCGGTATCGCTGGCGCTGTTGCTGACGGTCGCCGTGCGGCGCGCCATGCTGGCCGATATCGGCGCCATCGCCGGCGCTGCGGCCAGCCTGGCGCGGGGCGATGTCAGCGTGCGCCTGGCGGCCGGCGGCAATGACGAGATCGCGGCCGCCGCGCGCAGCCTGGATAACGGTTTTCAATTGCTGAGCCAAACCATGGCCGGCGTGCGGGTGTCGGCCCACTCCATCGATGCGGCGGCGCGCGACATGGCGTGCGGCCAGGCGCATCTGGCGTTGCGCAGCCAGACCCAGACCGGCGTGATCCTGGATGGCCTCGAAGCGGTGCGCCAGGCGCGCCAGATGAATGGCTTGCCGTGGCCGGCCGGCGCGCAGCAAATGGCTTGCTGGCAAGAAGTGAATTTGGCCATGCTGGAAATGGAGCGGCTGAACCGGCAAAATGCCAGCCTGGTCGAGCTGGCGGCGCGCGAAGCCCGCGATTTGCAAGCCCAGGCGGTCGACTTGTCGAAGGCGGTGACGGTGTTCCGGCTCGATGATGACGATATGCCGGGGGAAGCGCAACGCGTCAGTCTGATCATCAGGTAA
- a CDS encoding cache domain-containing protein, translated as MKPSLAAIATCLPLCCLAAPAQLQEKDAVALAEKGAEFIRTYGKEEIIRKINSRSPEFIQGSLYLAVRDLRGITVAHPTIALVGKDLLDVPDADGKLFRQDMLALAKGKGLGWVDYKFRNPETGMVQAKRTYVLRVGDVALEAGYYRH; from the coding sequence ATGAAACCATCGCTCGCCGCCATAGCCACATGTCTGCCGTTGTGTTGCCTGGCGGCGCCGGCCCAGTTGCAAGAAAAAGACGCGGTGGCGCTGGCGGAAAAGGGCGCCGAATTTATCCGCACGTATGGCAAGGAGGAAATCATACGAAAAATCAACAGCCGGTCGCCGGAATTCATCCAGGGGTCCCTGTATCTGGCGGTGCGCGACTTGCGCGGTATTACCGTGGCCCACCCGACCATCGCGCTGGTCGGCAAGGATTTGCTGGATGTGCCGGATGCCGATGGCAAACTGTTTCGCCAAGACATGCTGGCGCTGGCCAAGGGCAAGGGACTGGGCTGGGTCGACTATAAATTTCGCAATCCTGAAACCGGCATGGTGCAAGCCAAGCGCACTTATGTGCTGCGGGTCGGCGACGTTGCGCTGGAAGCCGGTTATTACCGCCATTGA
- the mgtA gene encoding magnesium-translocating P-type ATPase, whose product MNLFKHLFVSFLRKRHTSSLFGRRAMPLDTPGAGRSVPDQLARQLAEAAHELLPSAMQRLHTRESGLSDDEAADIALQAGPNEVEHEKPLAWYQHLWLCYKNPFNLLLTVLATVSYLTEDPKATIVIGTMVVLSTLLRFVQEGRSNRAAERLKAMVSNTATVLREQKQVEVPIRQLVPGDIIILSAGDMIPADCRLLSAKDLFVSQAAMTGESLPVEKAADLPLGAGKDPLELCNLLFMGTNVISGAASALVLATGNRTYFGTIATKVSATERAPTAFQAGVNSVSWLLIRFAMVMAPLVFILNGFTKGDWTDAFLFALSVAVGLTPEMLPMIVTSTLAKGAVILSKKKVVVKRLDAIQNFGAMNVLCTDKTGTLTQDKIVLERHTDVFGNASDEVLQFAYLNSHYQTGLKNLLDRAVLDHVELQTEMNLARDYAKIDEIPFDFVRRRMSVVVSERQDHHELICKGAVEEILDACSHMRLDGADVALNAELLEKVLATTQNLNSEGLRVVAVAVKEVPPHKTVYGVADETALTLIGYVAFLDPPKESTAPALRALAEHGVTVKVLTGDNQLVTAKICREVGLEVHGVVMGSDLDGLDDAALAKIAEDNTVFAKLSPLHKERLVRALRGNGHIVGFMGDGINDAPALRAADIGISVDTAVDIAKEAADIILLEKSLMVLEEGVLEGRRTFSNMLKYIRMTASSNFGNVFSVLVASVFLPFLPMLPLHLLVQNLLYDVSQIAIPFDNVDAELVQQPLSWNPRDIGRFMVFFGPISSIFDIATFALMWHVFGADTPEKQTLFQSGWFIVGLLTQTLIVHLIRTPKLPFIDSIASFPLLVATAAIMALGIFLPMGPLAGFVKLEALPLGYFPWLIAILAAYTVLTTLMKRFYLRKFGWQ is encoded by the coding sequence ATGAATCTCTTCAAACACCTGTTCGTCTCTTTCCTGCGCAAGCGCCACACGTCGAGCCTGTTCGGCCGCCGCGCGATGCCGCTCGACACGCCCGGCGCCGGCCGCAGCGTACCGGACCAGCTGGCCCGGCAACTGGCGGAAGCCGCCCACGAATTGCTGCCCAGCGCAATGCAGCGCCTGCATACCCGCGAAAGCGGCTTGAGCGACGACGAAGCCGCCGATATTGCGCTGCAAGCCGGGCCGAACGAAGTCGAACATGAAAAACCGCTGGCCTGGTACCAGCATCTGTGGCTGTGCTACAAAAATCCGTTCAATCTGTTGCTGACGGTGCTGGCCACCGTCTCGTACCTGACCGAAGATCCGAAGGCCACCATCGTCATCGGCACCATGGTGGTGCTGTCGACCTTGCTGCGCTTCGTGCAGGAAGGCCGCTCCAACCGCGCCGCCGAACGCCTGAAAGCGATGGTCAGCAACACCGCCACCGTGCTGCGCGAGCAAAAACAGGTCGAAGTGCCGATCCGCCAGCTGGTGCCCGGCGATATCATCATCCTGTCGGCCGGCGACATGATCCCGGCCGATTGCCGCTTGCTGAGCGCCAAGGACCTGTTCGTCAGCCAGGCCGCCATGACCGGCGAATCGCTGCCGGTCGAAAAGGCCGCCGACTTGCCGCTGGGCGCCGGCAAAGACCCGCTGGAATTGTGCAACCTGCTGTTCATGGGCACCAACGTGATTTCCGGTGCCGCCAGCGCACTGGTGCTGGCCACCGGCAACCGCACTTATTTCGGCACCATCGCCACCAAGGTCAGCGCCACCGAACGCGCCCCGACCGCGTTCCAGGCCGGCGTCAACAGCGTCAGCTGGCTGCTGATCCGTTTCGCGATGGTCATGGCGCCGCTGGTCTTCATCTTGAACGGTTTCACCAAGGGCGACTGGACCGACGCCTTCCTGTTCGCCTTGTCGGTAGCGGTCGGCCTGACCCCGGAAATGCTGCCGATGATCGTCACCAGCACCTTGGCCAAAGGCGCGGTGATCCTGTCGAAAAAGAAAGTCGTGGTCAAGCGCCTGGATGCGATCCAGAATTTCGGCGCGATGAATGTGTTGTGCACCGATAAGACCGGCACCTTGACGCAAGACAAGATCGTGCTGGAACGCCATACCGACGTATTCGGCAATGCTTCCGATGAAGTGCTGCAATTCGCCTATTTGAACAGCCACTATCAGACCGGCTTGAAGAACCTGCTGGACCGGGCCGTGCTCGACCACGTGGAATTGCAAACCGAAATGAACCTGGCGCGCGATTACGCCAAGATCGATGAAATCCCGTTCGACTTCGTGCGCCGCCGCATGTCGGTGGTGGTGTCCGAACGCCAGGATCACCATGAACTGATTTGCAAGGGCGCGGTCGAGGAAATCCTCGACGCCTGCAGCCATATGCGCCTCGACGGCGCCGACGTGGCGCTGAATGCCGAGTTGCTGGAAAAAGTGCTGGCCACCACCCAGAACCTGAATTCGGAAGGCTTGCGCGTGGTCGCGGTCGCGGTCAAGGAAGTGCCGCCGCACAAGACCGTGTATGGCGTGGCCGATGAAACCGCGCTGACGCTGATCGGTTATGTCGCCTTCCTCGATCCGCCGAAGGAATCGACGGCGCCGGCCTTGCGCGCGCTGGCCGAACATGGCGTCACCGTCAAGGTCTTGACCGGCGACAATCAGTTGGTGACCGCCAAGATTTGCCGTGAAGTGGGCCTGGAAGTGCATGGCGTCGTCATGGGCAGCGACCTGGACGGCCTGGACGATGCGGCGCTGGCCAAAATCGCCGAAGACAATACCGTGTTCGCCAAGCTGAGTCCGCTGCACAAGGAACGCCTGGTGCGCGCGCTGCGCGGCAACGGCCACATCGTCGGCTTCATGGGCGACGGCATCAACGACGCGCCCGCGCTGCGCGCCGCCGATATCGGCATCTCGGTCGATACCGCGGTCGATATCGCCAAGGAAGCGGCCGACATCATCTTGCTGGAAAAGAGCTTGATGGTGCTGGAAGAAGGCGTGCTGGAAGGCCGCCGCACCTTCAGCAACATGCTGAAATATATCCGCATGACGGCCAGCTCGAACTTCGGCAACGTGTTCTCGGTGCTGGTGGCGAGTGTGTTCCTGCCGTTCCTGCCGATGCTGCCGCTGCATTTGCTGGTGCAAAACCTGCTGTACGATGTGTCGCAGATCGCGATTCCGTTCGATAACGTCGATGCGGAACTGGTGCAGCAGCCATTGAGCTGGAATCCGCGCGACATCGGCCGTTTCATGGTGTTCTTCGGACCGATCAGCTCGATCTTCGACATCGCCACGTTCGCGCTGATGTGGCATGTGTTCGGCGCCGATACGCCGGAAAAACAAACCCTGTTCCAGTCCGGCTGGTTCATCGTCGGCTTGCTGACGCAAACCCTGATCGTGCATTTGATACGCACCCCGAAACTGCCGTTCATCGACAGCATCGCGTCGTTCCCGCTGCTGGTGGCGACGGCGGCCATCATGGCGCTCGGCATCTTCCTGCCGATGGGACCGCTGGCCGGCTTCGTCAAGCTCGAAGCGCTGCCGCTGGGCTACTTCCCGTGGCTGATCGCGATCCTGGCCGCTTACACGGTGCTGACCACCTTGATGAAGCGTTTTTATCTGCGCAAGTTCGGCTGGCAATAA
- the rnk gene encoding nucleoside diphosphate kinase regulator, with protein MEKKPKIILSSQDLERLEALLYSLGNNLSPDKAALLAELSRADVVEPQEVPPTLVTMNSTVRFTMENNEEFCLTLVYPKDVDGKADRVSVLAPVGSALLGLSIGDSIAWPGPGGALINVKIVEIVYQPERAGEFHR; from the coding sequence TTGGAAAAGAAACCAAAAATCATTTTGTCGTCACAAGACCTGGAGCGTCTGGAAGCCCTGTTGTATTCGTTGGGAAATAATCTGTCGCCCGACAAGGCCGCGCTGCTGGCGGAATTGAGCCGCGCTGATGTGGTGGAGCCGCAAGAAGTTCCGCCGACCCTGGTGACCATGAATTCCACCGTGCGTTTCACGATGGAAAATAACGAAGAGTTTTGCCTGACGCTGGTATATCCGAAAGACGTGGACGGCAAGGCCGACCGCGTTTCGGTGCTGGCGCCGGTCGGCAGCGCGCTGCTGGGCTTGTCGATTGGCGACAGCATCGCCTGGCCGGGGCCGGGCGGCGCCTTGATCAATGTAAAGATTGTGGAAATCGTCTACCAGCCGGAACGCGCCGGCGAATTTCACCGCTAA